TCGAAGCCGTCGTCCAGCAGCTCCGCGCGGAGAAACGAAAGAGCTCGTTTGTTCTCCGCGTTCTGCGGCACCCGTCCGATCGACGTCGCCGTAGGGTCCTGGGTCACGGCGAACCACCTGATCAGCGGATGCCGGGTCATCATCTCGGCCCACACGCCCATCGCATCCGGACGAGGCCAGCCCGGAACAGGCTCGTTCAGGTGGAAGCCGTAGCTCCCGTCACCGTCGCGCCACTGCCAGGTGGACACCACGCACGGAAAGGAGGACTGGAAGGTCTCGAGGAGCAGGTCCACCGGGAAACCGGTTGAAGGGGAAGCCAGGGAATCACCGATCACGTCGACCCACGGCCTGAACCGTCGCTCAAGGCTTGTTCCGGTCATCGCATCACCACGGCGCCGTATCCGAATCGAATGCTTACCTCAGTGGGACAGAGGTGGCAACAGGTTAGCTTCTCCGGGCACGGAAGGGATCAAGATTTCAGATCCTCGCCCCTGGTCTCCGTGCACTGTCCCGCTCGAGTGCCGGCCGCCGGCTGCCTCCCGGGCGGATCGCGGCGCTCGTCGCCGAGGAGACCACGGCAGTGGCCTGCGAAACGGGCAGGCCCGCGCGTAGTGGCGCGAGAGACGCCACTACGCGCGGGCCCTTACAGTGTGGGCCGAGCCTGTGTCATCGTTCGGTTGGCGCGGTCTTGGACCGCTCTGGGAAGTAGGGGAAGAGCGGAGCGTCGGGCCCCCATGGTCCGGGGCCGCCATTGACGTCGGCTGTGACGAAGACGCTCGGCTGGGACGCGGTGATGCCGCCGCTGGTCGAGCGTGCCGTCACGATCCAGGCGTACGGGGTGGCCGGCCCGAGTTTCGCCCAGGTCACCGACGCCACCTCGCCGGAGGGCACCGACGTCTGGCCGATCAGTTCCGTCGGCGTGTAGAGCGCCAGCACATCGGACTTGAACGTGGTGGTCCGGCTGTTCAGATCGATCGGAAGCACCATGTTGTCCTCGTGCCCGTCGTAGCGGAGGCCGGGGTCGAACTCGGTGGCGCCGAAGTCGTTCAGGAACGGCGAGTAGGTGCTCACCTTCAACTCGGCGCGATCCACGTCGATCTGTAGCAACCGCATGAAGCTCGCGCCGAAGTTGAGCGGGTCGGTGGGGTTGTAGCCGCCGACCTCGGTGAGACCGACCCGGCCTGCCGTCACGCTGTAGGACTGGTAGTCGGCCATCAGTTCGACGACGCCGTTGCCGACCACCTGGCCGACCTGTGGCTTGACGTTGGTGGCGACTCCATGGACGTGGCCGGCGAGGATGAGGAACACGTTGGGGTTGGGCTGGACGATCTGCTTGAAGAGCGACGAGCCGTCGGGGTCGGCGAACTGGCCGGTGCGCCCGTCACGTTGGATGCTCGCGTTCAGGTAGTCGTGGGACAGCAGGATCCCGTTGCGGTCCGGGTACCGCTTGAAGATGGAGTCGGCCCACCTGGCCTCCTCCTTGTTGATGCCGTACGACAAGGCGACGACCACGAAGTCACGACCGCCCGCGGAGAACAGGTCGTAGTGGTTCTCGTTGTCGCCCTCGCGCCACGGGCCGCCGTACGCACCGTTCTTCCAGTTCTGGCTGGCTGCTGCGTACCGGGCGGGACCGTAGTACTGGTTGTAGGTGGCGTTGGGGCCGGTCTCGTGGCCGTACCAGTTGTCGTGGTTGCCGGCGAGCAGGCCGTTCGGGACGTCGGTGTCGTCGAGGATCTTCTGCAGGCGGCTGGACAGCTCGAACTCCCGGATCGCCTGCTGTTGCTTCTCGGGCGTGGTCGGCTGGGCGAGGTTATTGTTGGTGATGTCGCCGGTGTTTGCGACATAGGCGATCTTCCGCGCAGCGGCATTGTCCCTGATCCAACGGGGGATGTCGCCGTACGCCTTCTCCCACACCGCACGCTCGGCCGCCGAGTGCGCCGGCAGCGTGGCGCCTTCTGACAGGTACTGGGTGTCGCTCATGTGGACGATGGCGAAGTCGTAGTCCGCGGGATCCTTGAAGCGGTCCCCGGCTCCGGAATCGATGTCGTCGGCGAACGGGTCCTCCCCGGTGACCATCACGTGCACCCGCTGAACGTCGACGTACCGGTCGGTGACGGTGGCGGTCAGCACCGTGTTGCCCCTGAGAGCACCACGGCTACGGGCGAGTGGGTCCCACGAGGACGTCTGAGTGTTCCACGCCCACAACCTCGCCAGTCGCTCCGGGTCGATGACACCCTCCCACCGCAGCACGGGAGCGTCGACGTGACCCTGGATCGGGATGTCGAACCGTTGGAAGGTGACGCCCCCTGCGGTGGGGGCGTCGATCATGGCGCCGTCGCCGGGCGCCAGAGCCCTGGTGTCGCCGATGTTCGACTCACCGGGAACACTCAGGGTCGTCGGCACGGCGTCGCTCTTGCCCTGCCAGCCCATGCTCGCGGGGAGGATCTTCGCCTGCGAGAACGTCGCGGTGACCGCGCCGCCGTCCGGCTCGGAGACCCTTGCCGACAGCTTCACCGTGCGGGGCTGCCCGGTCGCGCCCGACGCCGGCGAGATCTCGGCCGGGACGTCGGGAATCGCGGCGGAGGTGAAGACCACCTCGCGCGTGGCCTTGTTGCCCAGAGAGTCGCTCGCGGTCACCGCAAGGGTGTGGTCGCCGGCGGACAGCCCGGGTCCGACCAGGTCGCCGACCTGGATGGGGTCGCCGTCCAGGGTGACGTCCGGGCCGGAGCGGACGGAGGAGGGGTCCTGCACCTGCACACCGAGCGGGACGGACGAGGTGATCCGCCGGCCCGCTTCAGGTGTGCTGGCCGCAACGACGGGGGCGGTGTTGTCCGTCACCAGCAGCCGAGTGGCGACCTGGCCGGCACCCGACGTCCCGGCGATGGTGTGGTTCCCGTCGGCCAGCTTGGTGGTGTCGACGTCGGCCCGTAGGCCACCGGCCGGTCCGTCGACGAGGAAGTTGAGGTCGATCTCTGCCAGCAAGTTGTGGTTGGACCCGCAGTTGCCGTCACCCATGTTGTACGTCTGCTTGATCATCTGGCCGGTGGCGGTGCCCCGAGCCGGCGTGAGCGAGATGGCCGAGATCGCGAAGTCGTCCCGGTTGCAGCCGGTCGCGGGTGTGCCGGTGACGACGTCGATCGTGTTCATGCCCGGGGTGAGCCACTCGTTGGGGATCGGCAGGTCGACGCGCTCGTTGACGAAGTCACCGCCGATCAGCCTCTCCATACCGTTCACGCGCACCGTGTTGAGGAACGCGTCGTCGATCGAGTTCGACCCCACGGTGAAGGTGAGCATCGCCTCACCCGACCCGAGGGTCTTCTCGACGTGAACGGCGGGCGCGTCGATCGTGTAGTGCAGCTCGGCCTCACGGAGCAGGACCGTGTTGGAGCCGCAGTTGCCGTCGCCCATCGCATAGGTTCCAGCGATGTCGTGGCCGGTGATCGTGGCGCCCTCGAGGGACAGCTCCAGGTTGGAGATGGTGAAGTCGTCGCGGTTGATTCCACAGGTGGCGTTGATGTCGCCCGTGACGACCTTGATCACGTTCTCGCCGGGTACGAGCCAGCGCGCGGGTACAGCGGCGTTGACCTGGGTGCCGACCCAGTCGCCACCCAGGTCGATGCGCTTGCCGTTGACCAGCAGGAAGTTGTCGGACCTGTCCTCGATGGAGTTGGACCCCACGTCGAAGCTCAACGTGGCGGTGCCGCTGCCGAGGTTCGGTGAGGTCGATGGGTTCTTGCCGTCGACGGTCAGTGAGGCCACGTCGCCGGTGCCCTCGGCGGGAAGCGATGCGAACACCGGCTGCGTGCCGTTGGTCATGGTGCCGTCCACCGGTGCCACGTTCGGCGCACCGCTGGGGGCGTTGTTCACCGTGACGGTGTGCGTGACCGTGCCGCCGGCCGTCGTCGCCGCGGTGATGGCGTGCTTCCCGTTGCCGACCGACGTGGTGTCCCATTCAGCTGCGAGCCCCGTCGTACGCCTCGGGTCACCCGAGACGGTGAAGGTCAGTTCCGCGCGGAGGAGCTTGCCCTGTTGGGAACCGCAGTCGCCGTCGCCGAAGTCGTAGGTGAACTCGTTCCGCTCACCGTCGGCGGTCTCGCCCAGCAGTTCGAGCGCGAAGTCGGACATCACGAAGTCGTCGTAGTTGGCGTCGCATGTCGCGGTCGGGGTCGTGCCGACGACGATCTCGACCACATTCTCGCCGCTGACGAGATACTCGTTGGGGACCTCGAGGTCGGCTCGCTCCAGCGCCCAGGTCTGTGGCTGGTCGATCCGATGACCGTTGACCGTGAGGTAGTTGCCGAAGGCGATGTCCACGGAGTTGGTGCCGACGTCGAAGCGCAGGTGCGAAACACCTACGGTCTGTTCGGCTTCGAGCTCGCGGCCGTCCACGGTCAGGCTCACCACGTCCTCGTCGGCAACCGTCGGCGTCGCCGCCAGTGTCCGGGTGCCGGCCATGAACGCCCCATCGACCGGGTTGAGCTCGGGCGCGGCTCCCGGTCCAAGTGCACTTGTAGATGACCAGCCCGCCTGCGGAAGCGCTGCCAGACCCGCGGCGGCGAACACCACCACCGCGGTCCGCAGCACAGCACTCGTGGCTGCTCGCCGACTCCACGCGACACGCGACCCTGTGGGTTTCATCAGCGCGCCGTCCCTTCTCGACCGTCACGGCGACGGCGCGCCGGTGCCACATCCCTCGTGGCGCAGCCAGGGCGGATCAGTGGGTCAGCCACCTTGGATGAGCCGGGACGTGCACAGAACAGTTCCGGACACGCCGACTTTGCCTTTTCTGAATACTCGCGGGCAGTTCAGCCGTCCAGACAGGAAATTGCGACGGTGCGACGGCCTTGGCCCTGGGCCGGTGTCATCTGACCGTGGCGGGTGACGAGTGTCTTCGTGTCAACTGTGAGATCTACGTACGGCGCTCGAACCGCGCGTGGAACACGCCACTCATGTCCTGTACGGGGCGGCGCTGGAAGTGGTCTACTTCTGAGTCCGGTCCGGCGATTCGGAGGTTTCGGTGTTCGGGATTCCCCTGATGTCGCTGCCGTCGGTGCGCATGGTGTAGATGCTGTTCCTGGCCGGCGAGGTGTAGCCGAGGAAGTGCTCCTCGTCGTGCGGGAGCACAAGCCGTTTTCCGTCCGGAGAGAAGTCACCGGGATGGTCTGACGCGTTGGGAGGGGAAGCTGAGCTGGTTGCGAAGCCGCGCAAGCCGCCGTTGACACAGGGACCGACCCGCCAGCATCATCCGTCTCCAGGCCGTGCACGGCCCACACATTCCGGAATCTCGACCATGCGACGGGCGGCTGTCACCTGCCGTGGGTCAGGCGCGTGGCAGAGCGCATGTGTGCGGTGAACCACCACGTGCTGCACACTATTGCCAGTGTGCGCCTCGATGTCGGTGCACAGGATGAGGGCGCCGCCTCCCGGGGGAACGCCGCATGGGCCTGCTCAGAACCAATCCGAGCTTCGCGCTGCTGTGTGTGGCCCGCACCATGTCCTTCGCGGGCGGGTCACTGGCGCATATGGCATTGGTGTTGTACGTGGCAAGCCGTGGCGGCGGACCCGCCGTTGCCACCCTGCTGATCGTCTCCGACTTCTCCCCCAGCTTCCTCGCACCCGTACTGGGGTCGATCGGAGACCGGTTCGATCGCCGCCGACTGATGATCGCCACACAGATACTGCAGGCGGG
This Actinopolymorpha cephalotaxi DNA region includes the following protein-coding sequences:
- a CDS encoding metallophosphoesterase, encoding MLRTAVVVFAAAGLAALPQAGWSSTSALGPGAAPELNPVDGAFMAGTRTLAATPTVADEDVVSLTVDGRELEAEQTVGVSHLRFDVGTNSVDIAFGNYLTVNGHRIDQPQTWALERADLEVPNEYLVSGENVVEIVVGTTPTATCDANYDDFVMSDFALELLGETADGERNEFTYDFGDGDCGSQQGKLLRAELTFTVSGDPRRTTGLAAEWDTTSVGNGKHAITAATTAGGTVTHTVTVNNAPSGAPNVAPVDGTMTNGTQPVFASLPAEGTGDVASLTVDGKNPSTSPNLGSGTATLSFDVGSNSIEDRSDNFLLVNGKRIDLGGDWVGTQVNAAVPARWLVPGENVIKVVTGDINATCGINRDDFTISNLELSLEGATITGHDIAGTYAMGDGNCGSNTVLLREAELHYTIDAPAVHVEKTLGSGEAMLTFTVGSNSIDDAFLNTVRVNGMERLIGGDFVNERVDLPIPNEWLTPGMNTIDVVTGTPATGCNRDDFAISAISLTPARGTATGQMIKQTYNMGDGNCGSNHNLLAEIDLNFLVDGPAGGLRADVDTTKLADGNHTIAGTSGAGQVATRLLVTDNTAPVVAASTPEAGRRITSSVPLGVQVQDPSSVRSGPDVTLDGDPIQVGDLVGPGLSAGDHTLAVTASDSLGNKATREVVFTSAAIPDVPAEISPASGATGQPRTVKLSARVSEPDGGAVTATFSQAKILPASMGWQGKSDAVPTTLSVPGESNIGDTRALAPGDGAMIDAPTAGGVTFQRFDIPIQGHVDAPVLRWEGVIDPERLARLWAWNTQTSSWDPLARSRGALRGNTVLTATVTDRYVDVQRVHVMVTGEDPFADDIDSGAGDRFKDPADYDFAIVHMSDTQYLSEGATLPAHSAAERAVWEKAYGDIPRWIRDNAAARKIAYVANTGDITNNNLAQPTTPEKQQQAIREFELSSRLQKILDDTDVPNGLLAGNHDNWYGHETGPNATYNQYYGPARYAAASQNWKNGAYGGPWREGDNENHYDLFSAGGRDFVVVALSYGINKEEARWADSIFKRYPDRNGILLSHDYLNASIQRDGRTGQFADPDGSSLFKQIVQPNPNVFLILAGHVHGVATNVKPQVGQVVGNGVVELMADYQSYSVTAGRVGLTEVGGYNPTDPLNFGASFMRLLQIDVDRAELKVSTYSPFLNDFGATEFDPGLRYDGHEDNMVLPIDLNSRTTTFKSDVLALYTPTELIGQTSVPSGEVASVTWAKLGPATPYAWIVTARSTSGGITASQPSVFVTADVNGGPGPWGPDAPLFPYFPERSKTAPTER